One genomic window of Methanosarcina acetivorans C2A includes the following:
- a CDS encoding UPF0147 family protein produces MSSNDSAEVIRQCLQVLDSITSDSSVPRNIRRSVNEIMDILNNESEPLFLRAASSISILEDISNDPNLPLHTRTLIWNLSSQLETIPVDE; encoded by the coding sequence ATGTCATCAAATGATTCAGCAGAAGTTATCAGACAATGTCTTCAGGTCCTTGACAGCATAACCAGTGACTCTTCAGTTCCAAGAAATATCAGGCGTTCTGTGAATGAAATCATGGATATCCTGAACAATGAATCCGAACCCCTGTTCCTTAGAGCAGCATCAAGCATTTCAATTCTCGAAGATATAAGCAACGACCCAAACCTCCCACTGCACACAAGGACTCTGATATGGAACCTTTCAAGCCAGCTTGAAACCATTCCAGTAGATGAGTAA
- a CDS encoding transposase, which translates to MGKGNIAIDKSMIKTIVDGKIIIPLPKVLVGNRYYPMFSIFSPTQCDSCGSKLHVNSHHTRFIISRYGTISLNVTYWLCPTCKKHYHDQVIGVQGSANYSSEYYDTQINVRYDGRCSLHNSRRIGETYTEGVINVCGRAPCPTSLWLYEQKLAKLSKQELLNQGVSFEETLYVDGNWIKNGWKKKLEEFIGTKLTKKEWKKMRYKSVYVVATKEKVILDFEVTERLPTIEALMPLFIRIKNRFPEDKIKKIVSDEDKAIIGAVKMVFPEVTHSFCVFHQLKNVSKRYYEEFSSIEEIPDNDKITYNEISQLILSDTVISAVAHIQKIREFNSDLELSEASHKAISYAEEIFSKNVSFLKKGFTSETDNTMEQIFSLICDIVDKARSFKTNNGLTNFCYNLFTFFNKRCFSTGKWKGFSPLMRARFQYG; encoded by the coding sequence ATGGGAAAAGGAAACATTGCAATAGATAAATCAATGATAAAAACGATAGTTGACGGCAAAATAATAATTCCTTTGCCAAAAGTTTTGGTTGGAAATCGATACTATCCCATGTTCTCTATATTCTCCCCTACTCAGTGTGATAGTTGTGGAAGTAAATTACATGTTAACTCTCATCACACTCGTTTTATTATATCACGTTACGGCACTATATCTCTCAATGTTACATACTGGCTTTGTCCCACTTGTAAGAAACATTATCATGATCAGGTTATTGGTGTTCAGGGTTCTGCAAATTACAGTTCTGAATATTATGATACACAAATAAATGTCAGATACGATGGACGATGCAGTCTGCACAATTCTCGGCGAATTGGGGAAACATATACAGAAGGAGTAATAAATGTCTGTGGAAGAGCTCCTTGTCCCACTTCATTGTGGTTATATGAACAGAAACTAGCAAAACTTTCAAAGCAAGAACTTTTGAACCAAGGAGTTAGCTTTGAAGAAACATTGTATGTTGATGGGAATTGGATCAAGAATGGATGGAAAAAAAAGCTTGAAGAATTTATTGGAACGAAACTCACAAAGAAAGAATGGAAAAAAATGCGATATAAATCTGTTTACGTTGTTGCTACCAAAGAGAAGGTCATTTTAGATTTTGAAGTAACTGAGAGGTTACCAACAATTGAGGCTCTGATGCCTCTTTTTATACGAATAAAGAACCGATTTCCTGAAGATAAAATCAAAAAGATTGTTTCTGATGAGGATAAAGCGATCATTGGAGCCGTAAAAATGGTCTTTCCTGAAGTGACTCATTCTTTTTGTGTGTTTCATCAATTAAAAAACGTTAGTAAGAGGTATTATGAGGAATTCAGTTCTATTGAAGAGATTCCAGATAACGATAAGATTACCTACAATGAGATATCTCAATTGATACTTTCTGATACGGTTATCAGTGCTGTTGCGCATATTCAGAAGATACGAGAATTTAACTCTGATCTTGAACTTTCTGAAGCGTCTCATAAAGCGATTTCTTATGCCGAAGAGATTTTCAGCAAGAATGTGAGCTTCTTGAAAAAAGGTTTTACATCTGAGACAGATAATACAATGGAACAGATATTTTCTTTGATATGTGATATAGTAGACAAAGCGAGGTCATTCAAAACCAATAATGGACTAACTAATTTTTGTTACAATCTATTTACTTTTTTCAACAAACGGTGTTTCAGCACTGGAAAATGGAAAGGTTTCTCACCTTTAATGAGAGCAAGATTCCAATATGGATAA
- a CDS encoding Sjogren's syndrome/scleroderma autoantigen 1 family protein translates to MDSDRDKKVKRIARFLELGGTMLAEHCKVCGAPKFRYQGTVICPICDVREEGEETPAPEPAAEVQVPEARSSPERDRPSPEQDRSSPERGRVPAERDRSSSETRKKIQARRPKTRFGQKAPETEGEEDKVLRFAEEEIPEPSYEAETARSTFPEVQAAPAVRTEKRTEQEVVSSVHGEREELENLLFEKMVNIAASLQNEKNPRSIAEQLELIEKGIGLIERLRRI, encoded by the coding sequence ATGGATTCTGACAGAGACAAAAAAGTAAAGCGAATCGCTCGTTTCCTGGAACTCGGGGGCACAATGCTTGCCGAACACTGCAAGGTCTGCGGAGCCCCAAAATTTCGTTACCAGGGTACGGTAATCTGCCCTATCTGTGATGTCCGGGAAGAAGGAGAAGAAACTCCGGCTCCAGAACCTGCGGCAGAAGTCCAGGTTCCAGAAGCCAGATCTTCACCTGAGCGAGACAGACCTTCACCTGAACAAGACAGATCTTCACCTGAAAGGGGCAGAGTTCCAGCTGAGCGAGACAGGTCATCTTCTGAGACAAGAAAGAAAATACAGGCACGCAGACCGAAAACGAGGTTCGGGCAAAAAGCCCCGGAAACCGAAGGGGAAGAAGATAAGGTCCTCCGGTTTGCAGAAGAAGAGATTCCGGAACCCTCTTATGAGGCTGAAACCGCAAGAAGCACGTTTCCCGAAGTTCAGGCTGCTCCTGCGGTCCGGACAGAGAAAAGGACGGAGCAGGAAGTGGTTTCTTCAGTTCATGGAGAACGCGAGGAGCTGGAAAACCTTCTCTTTGAAAAGATGGTCAATATTGCAGCTTCCCTTCAGAATGAGAAGAATCCGCGTAGTATTGCCGAGCAGCTTGAGCTAATCGAAAAAGGCATTGGCCTGATAGAGCGGTTGAGGCGGATCTAA